A portion of the Manihot esculenta cultivar AM560-2 chromosome 2, M.esculenta_v8, whole genome shotgun sequence genome contains these proteins:
- the LOC110609616 gene encoding alpha-(1,4)-fucosyltransferase, with amino-acid sequence MSLKPFNTYTIALMMFFTFLILFFSGFLEFPSVTTSIPSSFDHRLPTTSSKTDPFVNLFSAYKKWDSQVGCNQFRVKYRDLIRGGYSGSNRSDSLQEVGGDSECNDLNVRHVSVLVKGWTWIPDNLDNLYSCRCGLSCLWTKSSVLADKPDALLFETTTPPSRRRNGDPLRVYMDLEAGRKRSGLEDIFISYHAEDDVQSTYAGALFHNGRNYHVSPHKNNDTLVYWSSSRCLAQRNQLARSFLSLVPHHSFGKCLNNVGGQDRALSLYPECANDASVKPKWWDHLHCAMSHYKFVLAIENTMTDSYVTEKLFYALDSGAVPIYFGAPNVRDFVPPHSIINGNEFSSLQELASYVKALANDPVAYAEYHAWRRCGVLGNYGKTRAVSLDTLPCRLCEAVGRKGGRNARA; translated from the exons ATGTCCTTGAAACCCTTCAACACCTATACTATCGCCCTCATGATGTTCTTTACATTCTTGATCCTTTTCTTTTCTGGTTTCCTTGAGTTCCCATCTGTAACAACCTCAATTCCCTCATCCTTCGATCACAGATTGCCCACCACATCCTCCAAAACAGACCCTTTTGTTAATTTGTTCAGTGCTTACAAAAAATGGGACTCTCAAGTGGGTTGTAATCAGTTTAGGGTGAAGTATAGAGATTTGATTCGTGGGGGTTATTCTGGGTCTAATAGGTCTGATTCTTTGCAAGAGGTTGGTGGTGATTCTGAGTGTAATGACTTGAATGTGAGGCATGTTAGTGTATTGGTTAAAGGGTGGACTTGGATTCCTGATAATTTGGATAATTTGTATTCGTGCCGATGCGGGTTGAGCTGTTTGTGGACCAAATCCTCTGTTCTCGCAGATAAACCAGATGCTTTGTTGTTCGAAACAACCACACCTCCATCTCGG AGGCGCAATGGGGATCCCCTTCGTGTCTATATGGATCTTGAGGCTGGCAGGAAAAGGTCAGGTCTCGAGGACATATTTATTAGTTATCATGCGGAGGATGATGTTCAGTCAACTTATGCCGGTGCACTCTTTCATAATGGTCGAAACTATCATGTGTCTCCTCATAAGAACAAT GACACACTTGTTTATTGGTCTTCATCGCGTTGTCTTGCTCAAAGAAACCAGTTGGCCAGAAGTTTCCTTAGCTTAGTTCCACATCATTCATTTGGGAAGTGCTTGAACAATGTTGGTGGACAAGATAGGGCGCTCTCTCTTTATCCTGAGTGTGCGAACGATGCCAGCGTTAAGCCAAAATGGTGGGATCATCTACATTGTGCAATGTCTCACTACAAATTTGTGCTTGCAATCGAAAACACTATGACAGATAGCTACGTGACTGAGAAACTATTTTACGCCCTGGACTCTGGTGCAGTTCCCATATATTTCGGAGCGCCAAATGTGCGTGATTTCGTTCCTCCACATTCAATAATCAATGGGAACGAATTCAGCTCCTTACAAGAACTGGCTTCTTATGTGAAGGCCCTTGCTAATGATCCTGTAGCCTATGCAGAGTACCATGCATGGAGAAGATGTGGGGTGTTGGGCAACTATGGCAAGACTCGTGCCGTGAGCCTTGACACATTGCCTTGCCGATTGTGTGAGGCTGTTGGTAGAAAAGGAGGTAGAAAtgcaagagcctag
- the LOC110603573 gene encoding uncharacterized protein LOC110603573 has product MGCSSQACSSSYWQIILLQVFLWNLGSGLSMVNTLASSSSRKFVSAIGDPGMKSPNVRVALEAWNFCNEVGFEAPNMGSPRLADCADLSCPPSSDYPSLNNFYTKSKCEAHHKVNDSDNNLGVGDKFPIEGFESYEDPDMFAVQKELYLASLCEVHESSKPWQFWMIMLKNGNFDKNTTLCPENGKKVTKIITDRNFPCFGEGCMNQPLVYHNYSQLVFHGNKRVSLTGGFYGTYDLNADLSKGIGNNSYFSVIWQKNLSTGSWIFSHKLTTSAKYPWLMLYLRADATEGFNGGYHYNGSGIMKKIPESPNFKVRLTLNVTRGGGDSSQFYLLDIGSCWKNNGDPCDGDVLTDVTRYSEMIINPATTSWCRPNNLVSCPPYHVSPTGEIIHRNETSRFPYSAYHLYCSPGNADYMEKPYDICDPYSNPQAQELVQILPHPEWAVHGYPEKKGDGWIGDSRTWELDVGALSSRLYFYQDPGTKPARRVWSSINVGTEVYISKTGDRAEWTVSDFDVLVPEDDGYGGYSSY; this is encoded by the exons ATGGGTTGCTCTTCTCAGGcttgttcttcttcttattGGCAAATAATTTTGCTTCAAGTGTTTCTCTGGAATCTGGGTTCTGGTTTAAGCATGGTAAATACGCttgcatcatcatcatcaagaaAGTTTGTATCAGCTATAGGAGACCCAGGAATGAAGAGTCCAAATGTGAGAGTGGCTTTAGAAGCTTGGAATTTCTGCAATGAAGTTGGTTTTGAAGCTCCCAATATGGGCAGTCCCAGGCTGGCTGATTGTGCTGATTTGTCTTGCCCACCAAGCTCTG ATTATCCAAGTCTCAACAACTTTTATACTAAAAGCAAATGTGAAGCGCATCACAAAGTGAACGACTCTGACAACAACTTAGGTGTTGGTGATAAGTTTCCAATAGAAGGATTTGAATCCTATGAAGACCCCGACATGTTTGCAGTGCAAAAGGAGCTATATCTTGCTTCTCTATGTGAGGTGCATGAATCCTCAAAACCATGGCAGTTTTGGATGATTATGCTCAAGAATGGAAACTTTGACAAAAACACTACACTTTGTCCCGAAAATGGGAAGAAAGTCACAAAAATAATAACAGACAGAAACTTCCCGTGCTTTGGTGAAGGGTGTATGAATCAACCACTTGTTTACCATAATTATTCACAGTTAGTTTTTCATGGGAATAAGAGGGTGTCCTTGACTGGAGGCTTTTATGGGACATATGACCTTAATGCTGACTTGAGCAAAGGCATAGGGAATAACTCCTATTTTTCAGTCATTTGGCAAAAGAATTTGAGCACAGGGAGTTGGATTTTCTCACACAAATTAACAACCTCTGCAAAGTATCCATGGCTTATGTTGTATCTACGTGCAGATGCAACAGAAGGATTTAATGGAGGCTATCACTATAACGGCAGCGGTATTATGAAAAAG ATACCTGAGTCCCCAAATTTCAAGGTGAGGTTGACACTTAATGTTACACGTGGAGGAGGGGACAGTAGTCAATTTTATCTACTTGATATAGGAAGCTGTTGGAAGAACAATGGAGATCCATGTGATGGTGATGTTCTGACAGATGTAACTAGATACAGTGAGATGATAATTAACCCAGCAACTACAAGCTGGTGCCGTCCAAATAATTTAGTTTCATGTCCACCTTACCATGTCAGTCCTACTGGTGAAATAATTCACAGAAATGAAACATCTCGATTTCCATATTCTGCTTATCATCTGTATTGCAGCCCAGGAAATGCAGACTATATGGAGAAACCATATGATATCTGTGATCCATATAGTAATCCACAAGCACAAGAATTGGTACAGATTCTACCACATCCTGAATGGGCTGTGCATGGCTATCCTGAAAAGAAAGGAGACGGCTGGATTGGCGACTCGAGGACTTGGGAGCTCGATGTGGGTGCCCTCTCCAGCCGTTTATACTTCTACCAG GATCCAGGAACAAAGCCAGCAAGGCGTGTTTGGTCTTCGATTAATGTTGGAACGGAAGTATACATTAGCAAGACAGGTGATAGAGCTGAATGGACCGTAAGTGATTTTGATGTATTGGTTCCAGAAGATGATGGTTATGGTGGTTACAGCTCTTATTAA
- the LOC110608853 gene encoding probable terpene synthase 6, whose translation MAIQTQNQQDVFRPSANYPPTIWGCSFASFSSLDSEFESYTKEVEMLKEKMKDVLEQPTKELMGKIEFIKLLCRLGVSYHFQNEIEDQLNHIFIHLFELLEDNNYDLNIIATAFQILREHGYKMSSDVFNKFKDSDGGFKKTITNDVKGLLSLYEATFFRGHGEDILDEALAFTRQHLEILAEQSSPHLANYIKKALVLPFHRNLERLEAKKYIAFYEEEESKDETLLRFAKLDYNRLQLLYTQELASLSRWWKESDVAEKLDYSRDRIVEAYMWAIGPHFEPQYSVSRILVAKFIEILTLIDDTYDGYATIDEVQHFTAAIERWNIGAIDDLPEYMKILYKFTLNFFDEMEKDGYNTCYAKETFKEMVKAYYVEAQWFNNKYMPAFDEYMRNGLVTGGYRAIPAITFLGMENIVGAKELQWVKTNPKIVRAARLISRLRNDIVAREDEKKKKDGPLSVDCYMNEHGVSKEKAIEETKRMCENAWKDMNEDCFNPSAVPMFLLKYYVNLARTIEYLYTHDDYYTYSSGLKDDITSLFLEQLPL comes from the exons ATGGCCATCCAAACACAAAACCAGCAAGATGTTTTTCGTCCTTCTGCAAACTATCCCCCTACGATTTGGGGTTGCAGCTTTGCTTCGTTTTCTTCTCTTGATTCG GAATTTGAATCTTACACCAAAGAGGTGGAAATGCTTAAAGAAAAGATGAAAGATGTATTAGAGCAGCCTACAAAAGAGTTGATGGGAAAAATTGAAttcattaaattattatgtCGTCTTGGTGTTTCATATCATTTTCAGAATGAGATTGAAGATCAACTAAATCATATTTTCATTCATCTTTTTGAATTATTAGAAGATAATAACTATGATCTCAATATTATAGCGACTGCATTTCAAATTTTAAGAGAACATGGATACAAGATGTCTTCag ATGTGTTCAACAAATTCAAGGATAGTGATGGAGGGTTCAAGAAAACAATCACCAATGATGTGAAAGGCCTTCTGAGCTTATACGAAGCTACCTTTTTTAGAGGACATGGGGAAGATATTTTAGATGAAGCTCTTGCTTTTACAAGGCAACACTTGGAAATCTTAGCTGAGCAATCAAGTCCTCATCTtgcaaattatataaaaaaagctTTGGTGCTACCATTCCACCGTAACTTAGAAAGACTAGAGGCTAAGAAATACATAGCCTTCTATGAAGAAGAGGAGTCTAAGGATGAAACTCTGCTCAGGTTTGCTAAGTTGGATTATAATCGACTGCAATTATTATACACACAAGAGCTAGCCTCACTCTCAAG ATGGTGGAAAGAGTCGGATGTAGCAGAAAAGCTTGATTACTCAAGGGACAGAATAGTGGAGGCTTATATGTGGGCAATTGGTCCTCATTTCGAGCCTCAGTATTCTGTTTCCAGGATTCTTGTCGCCAAATTTATAGAAATCTTAACGCTAATAGATGACACATATGATGGATATGCTACAATTGATGAAGTTCAACATTTCACTGCTGCAATTGAGAG ATGGAATATTGGTGCCATTGACGATTTACCAGAATACATGAAAATTCTTTACAAGTTTACCTTGAACTTTTTTGATGAAATGGAAAAAGATGGCTACAATACTTGTTATGCCAAGGAGACA TTCAAAGAAATGGTGAAGGCCTACTATGTTGAGGCACAATGGTTTAACAATAAGTATATGCCAGCATTTGATGAGTACATGCGAAATGGATTAGTGACCGGTGGATATAGAGCCATTCCAGCAATTACCTTCCTTGGAATGGAAAATATTGTGGGGGCTAAGGAACTCCAATGGGTCAAAACCAATCCTAAAATTGTCAGAGCTGCTAGGTTAATTTCTCGCCTCAGAAATGATATAGTAGCTCGTGAG gatgaaaaaaagaagaaggatggtccTTTAAGTGTAGATTGCTACATGAATGAACACGGTGTATCGAAAGAGAAGGCAATCGAAGAGACTAAAAGAATGTGTGAAAATGCATGGAAGGATATGAATGAGGATTGCTTTAACCCGAGCGCTGTGCCAATGTTTCTGCTCAAATACTATGTCAATCTTGCACGCACCATTGAATATCTTTATACTCATGACGATTACTACACCTACTCATCAGGTTTGAAAGATGACATCACATCATTGTTCCTGGAGCAACTTCCTCTCTGA